CTGCCTCCTTCAGTTTCTCCTCAGCAACGTTTAAGTTATTGACATACGTTGCGTGATGTTTAGAATGATGAAGCTGCATGATCTCTGCACATATGATAGGCTCCAGAGCTTTATAATCATATGGCAGGTCTGGAAGCGAGTGCTTTGATCTCGCAAATACATCCTTGctgtaattgtaaattatatcaacTACTGATAATATAACTGATAATGTATGTTGaagtacattatttataagatatatgagatatataaagcatatataatatataaaaaagtcaataaatttaataaaattaattaaacaataaataaacttgcattttatctaatttgcaaatttttactatttccagtaatataattacaataatataatttgtaatttatcaaagaaataattatcaaaaaaactATACTTAAGAatgcgaataaaataaaaaattaataattataaattctaagatagacagtttaattatatatcgataagtgaaaaaaaaaaattttttttttaaacacatctGTTTATACAACATTGTAATATTGTTtgtttgctaaaaaaaatggaagGTTTCTTTAGATAAatcatatacaaattttcGCCGGTCGtgcaaatagatataaaaatctaaaatagagtagtttattttttgacaattCTATTTGCACGGTCATTCGTGCGCATGTTGCTGTaccgttttatataaattgttgacATACATATcgtcttatataaattattatcgacTCACATGATTGAAAATTCGCTATAGACAAGAAAGCTAtcgttgcaaaaatattgagatTACATATTAGGTTAGAAATTACATAATACGAAAACAAGACTGAATGTAAGAACAATATTAGCATATTTACATTGTATTGGAGACGAGAATACGTCTTGCTGCAAACATGATGATAAAAGTAGCGAAATGgactttatttttgaaaataatttaatgctttCCCTTTACGAGTCTTATTTGGTTGCCTTGGTCTCTTATTATAAACTGTCAATGTATGGGAAGTATAGGCGCTACTAGCGCAAACTACTGGCAAACTATTTGTCGAATACTTGCGATACCGACTTTGGCACTATTGCGTTATCCATAACTGCAAACTGCAATCAGTAAAATCGGTAaagaaaaatcgtaaaatgtgGAACAAATACCACCGGCGGAACTCGTACGCATGCATAACGTCACCGTACCACGTGACAGCTAGGCAGGCTCGTATCTACATAGGTGCAATATACAcccttctaaaaatataaaatctcttgTTATTGTTTATTTGTCGTTTACTATTAATGCCAATAATATGTAAGacatatcaaatatatgaTTGGTATATTAaccactattattattataggataattttaaaataaaggatTATATCTAGAAGCTTAAATTCTACTTATtgcattcattaaaaatattttatataaatgtcatacagaataaaaaatgatttcaagAAAAGAAGGTATCATTTAATTAcgaaatatgcatataaaaaattttatttttaatttataacttagaaattattgttatcttTCGTGATAgattcctaaaaaaaaataataatggcaCTACATAGAAAATTGGGatgatatatatcatataatacatattttacaatactctttatatatgtacataatgcaaatttatatatatattttctatttttctttacgcgcgttctttcttaaaaaacggaaataaaagtacaaatttgaaaagacaatataaaacaaagttctatatatctatagataaaaattagttattaaataCAGTTTCATACAATTTCTTGGAAATTCAAAAACGTGActgtactttatatatattttatataagtacaatttttgaaaagattaaaaattaataatatttttaatatattgtgagATCAATCCATATGtgctttgcaaaaaataatgctattttatatatattttaaatcatttatatatttttttctctttttctttccaatTAAAAGAtacttgataaaaaagaaaaataaaaacgcatGCGCGCAATTGATATTGTCTCATGTTACGTAAACCTTCTGTGTagtgtacacatatatacattagaattattacatatataatttaaattttcatgtatatatctgaaagtattgattattgttacataaaatatgatcAGGCGTTTTTGATTAATTCTTGACAATTTTTCATCCAATATCATTCATTTTTACTGATTAATCAAACTTTTACTGATTTACATAAGATGTTGATAcaagaaatttacaaaatatgaaCAAAACCTGATTGTGCTGGTTTTTTTGCAGAATTTGActgaatatcaaaatactgcaaaattataaagcaataatcaaatttatttgaatatatctttgtaatgtAATTTGTGATTTGGTcatatgcaaataatttgaTGATTGAaacgaattttaaattttctactaatctaaCAGTACAAGAGTATttacaagtaatttttttttgttaatttcgtattttttattatctccaAAGATAATGtcaatgtatttatcatttgaaattattaccAATACAGGTACTAAAATTATGTCTCTTTCTTTATGGCTAATTATTCGTTTATTCAAACACGTCCTTGTAAACAGCTGGCGTTgcgttaattgaaaaattttgtacacAGAAACGCGCGAGAAAAAGTGTCAAATCATATCGCGAATTTTCACCACATTATGGTTAGGTATAATTCAAAATCAATCTAAAGTATCATTTATTCTGGATCACTTTGTAGAGTTTCGCCATTAGTTAAAACTAATGCATCATCATCACCTTCATTATaatcgagagaaagaatactTTCCCTTCGTTTCTTCTTGTGCGTCCTTTCATCATCACTACTGGCTGCACTTTTCTCCCTTTTTATCCTGTCCCTACCCCGCGTAGTTCGCGTTAACACCTCTTCTCCGTTTGATTTACCACTATTCCTATTGTGACTTTTACTCCTTAATATTCGTTTGTTCTGATTCTCCTCGTGCTCCTCTTCTCTATCACTGAGTTCCTCATTTTCAACcttaataattaatgccgCGGAGTCGCTAGAACTTTCGTCAATGTGTTCGGCTTGATTAAGTTTTCTCTCTGCACGTTCTGTTCTTTCGACACTAGTAAGCTCACTCTGGGCCGACGTTAACGGTGGAGTTCTTACACCTTTGCACATATCACTGTCCTCCATTTTCGAAGGTTTCGTATCTGGTTTCGTATCAGAAGTTTCTTCCAATTCTTCCTTTTTAATGGGAGGTGTATGGGGTGATAAACCATTCGATAAATTATTCTCGTTCGTATTCGCCTTCAATGCTGCATTTTCTTGTTGTAATAGAGTGACAGATTCTCGTGCCTTGCGTAGTTCTTgttgtaaaaagtaaatagtACTCTGCATACCCTCCACGTCTTCATCTAAATCCTGTAGAAACTCGTCTAATTctgcaaaaagaaagaaaatgttcAAGGGCTGACgttttcaaatatatgaaattcaaGACATttcgattataaaaaaaatccgattttaattgtaataattatacaaattgtataagtttataaatcaatgaatatttaataatacctGATTGTGACTTTTTGACTTCTTcactgaaatttttttgtaggGCGAGTTCGCCTTCTAACTTAGCGATACGTCCACTAGCAATCATACGACCAAGTTCTTCGTTTTCTTGATACAATAATCTACATTTTGCCATTAATCTTTTCCCTGTATTGctgtaagtaaaatataatataagtagaAAAAGTACTGTgcactatattttattcaatatataaatattaaaaattctttttctgacCTGTCTGGTGTAAATTTCCATGCGCTTAGCTCATTTTGTGTATCCTCTAATTTACCCTTGGTTGTTATTAATTCTTGCCTTAATCTCTGtactaatatattaacagCTGGATCTAACAGAGCAGACCTTAATGCAGCTGCGGACGGAGCTTGGGTGGCTTTCATTTCAGTTATTTGATTctaacagaaaagaaaagttttttttatttatacgcgTTTACATAAGAATAAGTTTTacaagagaaattttaatttttagaattttaatgtatctaaaattgtttacatacaatatattcttGCAATTCCTGCTCTTTAGAGGCAAGCCTCCTTACTAAGATCTTCTCTCTGTGAGATGCTTCTACATATTGTTGCCTGTATTTGTTTTCGGATTCTCTCAATGAACCTAGTTCACCTATAAAAGAATagtctatataatttttctatttctaaaatttcaaattccaatagcattaatatatatatatatatatatatatatatatatatatatatatatatatatatgcacacatatatatatttgtttctcaaaattccaatatttatgacatgtatatattcagcataatatcttgtatataagaaaaatatttcctataaaatatcaaaattatttgttacattGAAATAGTTAGAGTAAATTAATAGAACATATTTCATagaagagatatttaatacatttacatataaactTTGAAACTATTTTAAGCCTGTGACAGTTTAGGTTGTTTGGGAAAAACAtagttattatttcatatcatattttatcatttttgtcaaaatatttaaagagaaattttgtttattattttatgtaaatttaatttttttactcttttgcatataaacaattaaaaaaatacgaattttTAGAAGCtctgatttaaataaacaatatttatgtaagcatacaagatttaaaatttttgtttttcatcattttacaaattttataattaaaaagtgaaGCTATGATTTCTACTGCTAGTTACATTTCTATGCAAACATACCATGTTTAATAAGACTAAgagaatttctttctctttattattctcttaattcttaaaatagttaaaactaataaacaattttataaaatttgttattataaagaaatattaagttaaatatatacttcattccattgtataaataataataataaaattttttatatcaataatatatttataaatatttaaaagtttcttttttgtagctataattgaaaaaatggaaataaattagtaattattttctattctgggaatacacatttatataatgaaaaatacgaaTTTATGAACCACATAGAGTGCTTGAAATTTCAGACTCTAAATGTACTGTATTTGTGtgattgtgtaaaatattctgtataattttcatatgtaaatatatacatatatatatatagagagagagagagtttttgTTGGAACCAAGTGTGTATTGgtgaaaaattactatttgtaattttaaccTAAGTGCgcataaataaactatatacttTCATAAGTATGTGACAATGACTGCCTGACCATTGACATTGTTAATTAGCGCATACTTTGATTTTGGAGCTCGTTGCGACGTGCCATTGTGAGATTCTCTGTACTTCCACCAAG
Above is a genomic segment from Anoplolepis gracilipes chromosome 3, ASM4749672v1, whole genome shotgun sequence containing:
- the Fl(2)d gene encoding uncharacterized protein Fl(2)d isoform X2, with translation MLDSCGRKVTSTLGLGGSTENLTMARRNELQNQSELGSLRESENKYRQQYVEASHREKILVRRLASKEQELQEYINQITEMKATQAPSAAALRSALLDPAVNILVQRLRQELITTKGKLEDTQNELSAWKFTPDSNTGKRLMAKCRLLYQENEELGRMIASGRIAKLEGELALQKNFSEEVKKSQSELDEFLQDLDEDVEGMQSTIYFLQQELRKARESVTLLQQENAALKANTNENNLSNGLSPHTPPIKKEELEETSDTKPDTKPSKMEDSDMCKGVRTPPLTSAQSELTSVERTERAERKLNQAEHIDESSSDSAALIIKVENEELSDREEEHEENQNKRILRSKSHNRNSGKSNGEEVLTRTTRGRDRIKREKSAASSDDERTHKKKRRESILSLDYNEGDDDALVLTNGETLQSDPE
- the Fl(2)d gene encoding uncharacterized protein Fl(2)d isoform X1 is translated as MADECSEVKSAGPSSPRSPQSGSTVGKPSSPHSPRQPRRVKLTQQQLDSLTKDELAAKWHEQDLYVECLEAQAAAQEGELGSLRESENKYRQQYVEASHREKILVRRLASKEQELQEYINQITEMKATQAPSAAALRSALLDPAVNILVQRLRQELITTKGKLEDTQNELSAWKFTPDSNTGKRLMAKCRLLYQENEELGRMIASGRIAKLEGELALQKNFSEEVKKSQSELDEFLQDLDEDVEGMQSTIYFLQQELRKARESVTLLQQENAALKANTNENNLSNGLSPHTPPIKKEELEETSDTKPDTKPSKMEDSDMCKGVRTPPLTSAQSELTSVERTERAERKLNQAEHIDESSSDSAALIIKVENEELSDREEEHEENQNKRILRSKSHNRNSGKSNGEEVLTRTTRGRDRIKREKSAASSDDERTHKKKRRESILSLDYNEGDDDALVLTNGETLQSDPE